A section of the Pseudomonadota bacterium genome encodes:
- the lptD gene encoding LPS assembly protein LptD has product MVMTLLLPLVAGAASNAPGLYLEPDKEAPPLDRIRIGGQDKDAPVTVDADEMGMDQQNGVVVATGNVEVMQGESILTADTLIYYQKTDIVVAQGNVSMLQPSGDVYFADRAELKDQMKKGIIHNFKARMADNSVLVAKSAVKVNSSVTALKKASYTPCNLCENMAPFWQMNAGSAVVDDISERVTYRDATIEMMGYPVLYTPYMSHPTPDATGKSGFLAPIYSTNVYFGATVKAPYYWRIDEDKDATITPWMTAEEGPLLQWDYNQLRNHGDMRVRGSFSFPEKIDNTGATVGGSELRGHIFAQGTEMIDDDVQVGLDIQRATDDTYLRRYGFSDQQSLFSRAYIEQAQGRNFALAQGLSIQGLRATDSGKTTPLVLPILQGYYETAPDAYGITYHIAGDAQSLTRQSGVDQRRLSVTPGLTLPYVSDGGQVFTTTLNLRQDLYNADNVPITTGGGTFSGTTARTLPQAALEWRYPLINQFEQGSWVVEPVVLGVAQTNEGNPQEISNEDSKLLELSDTNLFSIERMPGLDLVDSGSRVAYGVRSQYFAPSGVTLDGLLGQNYSFTSDTPFPNSTVQGERFSDYIGRVGLAYAPLSLSYRFALNKANAAFNRNEVGLGFSKPWLTFYTSYRAITNNQYLNDSQEGIVSATLPVSDEWSIYGGARRDLELNQMVTTNGGIMYKNECFNLMLDALRVYAADRDIQPTTSVTFRVGFKNLGEFGGK; this is encoded by the coding sequence ATGGTGATGACGCTGCTGCTGCCACTGGTGGCAGGAGCGGCATCGAACGCGCCCGGGCTCTATCTGGAGCCGGACAAGGAAGCGCCGCCGCTCGATCGCATCCGCATCGGCGGGCAGGATAAAGACGCGCCGGTGACGGTGGATGCCGATGAAATGGGCATGGATCAGCAAAATGGCGTGGTGGTCGCGACCGGCAATGTTGAGGTGATGCAGGGCGAGTCGATCCTGACCGCCGATACGCTGATCTATTACCAGAAAACCGATATCGTGGTGGCGCAGGGCAATGTCAGCATGCTGCAGCCCTCGGGCGATGTGTATTTCGCCGATCGCGCCGAGCTCAAAGACCAGATGAAGAAGGGTATCATCCATAATTTCAAGGCGCGGATGGCGGATAATTCGGTGCTGGTGGCGAAGTCGGCGGTAAAGGTGAATTCGAGCGTGACGGCGCTGAAGAAGGCTTCCTATACGCCATGTAACCTGTGCGAAAACATGGCGCCCTTCTGGCAGATGAACGCCGGCAGCGCGGTGGTCGATGACATCAGCGAGCGCGTCACCTACCGGGATGCGACGATCGAGATGATGGGCTATCCGGTGCTCTACACGCCGTATATGTCGCACCCGACGCCGGATGCGACCGGCAAGAGCGGCTTCCTCGCGCCGATTTATTCGACCAATGTCTATTTCGGCGCGACGGTAAAAGCGCCCTATTACTGGCGGATCGACGAGGACAAGGATGCCACCATCACCCCGTGGATGACCGCCGAAGAAGGGCCGCTGCTGCAATGGGATTACAACCAGTTGCGCAATCACGGCGATATGCGGGTGCGCGGCTCGTTCTCCTTCCCGGAGAAAATCGACAATACGGGCGCGACCGTTGGCGGTAGCGAGCTGCGCGGCCATATTTTCGCGCAGGGCACCGAAATGATCGACGACGACGTGCAGGTCGGCCTCGATATCCAGCGCGCAACGGATGATACCTACCTGCGCCGCTATGGTTTCAGCGACCAGCAATCCCTGTTCAGCCGGGCCTATATCGAGCAGGCGCAGGGCCGTAATTTTGCATTGGCGCAGGGGCTTTCCATCCAGGGCTTGCGGGCGACGGATAGTGGCAAAACCACGCCGCTGGTGCTGCCGATCCTGCAAGGCTATTACGAAACCGCACCGGATGCCTATGGCATCACCTACCATATCGCGGGCGATGCGCAGTCGCTGACGCGCCAATCGGGTGTCGACCAGCGCCGCCTGTCCGTCACGCCCGGCCTGACACTGCCCTATGTGAGCGATGGCGGGCAGGTCTTCACCACCACGCTCAACCTGCGGCAGGATCTCTATAACGCGGATAATGTGCCGATCACCACCGGCGGCGGCACGTTCAGCGGCACCACCGCGCGCACCTTGCCGCAAGCGGCGCTCGAATGGCGCTACCCGCTCATCAACCAGTTCGAGCAGGGATCGTGGGTGGTTGAGCCGGTAGTGCTCGGCGTCGCCCAGACCAACGAGGGTAACCCGCAGGAAATTTCTAACGAGGATAGCAAACTGCTGGAGTTGAGCGACACCAACCTGTTCAGCATCGAACGCATGCCGGGACTGGATCTGGTCGATAGCGGTTCGCGCGTGGCTTACGGAGTACGCAGCCAGTATTTTGCGCCCAGCGGCGTCACGCTCGATGGGTTGCTGGGCCAGAATTACAGTTTCACCAGCGACACGCCGTTCCCCAATTCCACCGTTCAGGGCGAACGGTTTTCGGATTATATCGGCCGCGTTGGGCTGGCCTATGCGCCGCTGTCGCTGTCCTACCGTTTTGCGCTCAACAAGGCCAATGCGGCGTTCAACCGCAACGAGGTTGGGCTTGGTTTCAGCAAGCCGTGGCTGACATTTTATACCTCCTACCGCGCCATCACCAACAACCAGTATTTGAACGACAGTCAGGAAGGCATTGTGAGCGCAACACTGCCGGTGTCGGATGAATGGAGCATCTACGGCGGCGCCCGGCGTGATCTGGAGCTGAACCAGATGGTGACAACCAATGGCGGTATTATGTACAAGAACGAGTGTTTCAATCTGATGCTCGATGCGCTACGTGTCTATGCGGCGGATCGGGATATTCAACCGACCACGTCGGTGACGTTCCGCGTCGGTTTCAAAAACCTGGGAGAGTTCGGTGGGAAATAA
- the lptF gene encoding LPS export ABC transporter permease LptF produces the protein MRQYERYLFMHLLWPTVLITASLTGIVWLTQILKFLDFMMSRGLSIGDFLYLTALMLPSLLLMLMPISLCIAVVYTYNRLTVESELIVLNAVGVSKWQLAKPALRMGVACMLLCYGLSLYLMPVANEKFQDIRTFFRDKYTSVLLEEEVFNNPIDGVTVFVRERDENNLLSGILMHDSRNPKQTITMIANRGRMVQTTAGPRFYLEDGMRQQWSDGRVSWLAFNSYAIDIAFYGQDVVRKKDPGERTIGQLFDQEGLSDKQAAAYRAEAHHRLTWPVFALSLPLFALAILFSSEFNRRGQWQRMVVATVGMVGIVMLHFTVRSLSLKHDAAVIGLYLLVLGSGAGSAYVLISGRVISWRRRAVMPPLVAA, from the coding sequence ATGCGTCAGTATGAACGGTATCTCTTCATGCATCTCCTGTGGCCGACGGTGCTTATCACCGCGAGCCTGACGGGGATCGTGTGGCTGACGCAGATCCTCAAATTCCTTGATTTCATGATGAGCCGCGGGCTCTCGATCGGTGATTTTCTTTACCTGACGGCGCTGATGTTGCCGTCCTTGCTGCTGATGCTGATGCCCATCTCGCTGTGCATCGCGGTGGTCTACACCTACAACCGGCTGACGGTGGAAAGTGAGCTGATTGTGCTCAACGCGGTCGGTGTCAGCAAATGGCAGCTGGCGAAACCGGCGCTGCGCATGGGCGTGGCCTGTATGTTGCTGTGCTATGGGCTGTCGCTCTACCTGATGCCGGTGGCGAACGAGAAATTCCAGGATATCCGCACCTTCTTCCGCGATAAATACACCTCCGTGCTGCTGGAGGAGGAAGTGTTCAACAACCCGATCGACGGCGTGACGGTGTTCGTGCGCGAGCGCGATGAAAACAACCTGCTGTCGGGCATTCTCATGCATGACAGCCGCAACCCGAAACAGACCATCACCATGATCGCCAATCGCGGGCGGATGGTGCAGACGACTGCCGGCCCGCGTTTTTACCTCGAAGACGGCATGCGCCAGCAATGGAGCGATGGGCGGGTGAGCTGGCTGGCCTTCAACAGCTACGCCATCGACATTGCGTTTTATGGGCAGGATGTGGTGCGCAAAAAAGATCCCGGCGAGCGCACCATCGGCCAGCTTTTCGACCAGGAGGGGTTGAGCGACAAGCAGGCCGCCGCCTACCGCGCCGAGGCCCATCACCGGCTGACATGGCCGGTGTTCGCGCTCAGCCTGCCGCTGTTTGCGCTGGCCATTTTATTTTCCAGCGAGTTCAACCGGCGCGGCCAGTGGCAGCGCATGGTGGTCGCGACGGTGGGCATGGTTGGCATCGTGATGCTGCACTTCACCGTGCGTAGCCTGAGCTTGAAACATGACGCCGCCGTGATCGGCCTGTACCTGCTGGTGCTGGGCAGCGGCGCGGGCAGTGCGTATGTGCTGATTTCCGGGCGGGTCATCTCCTGGCGGCGGCGGGCGGTAATGCCGCCACTGGTGGCCGCATGA
- the lptG gene encoding LPS export ABC transporter permease LptG, whose product MMLRLPLTLSIYIGRHFLIAVLATIGIMLMIVGLMELLELVRRSSDVVRNVPFLMVLQMTALKLPTTAEKIYPFAVMIGGMVTLSRLTRNSELVVTRAAGVSVWQFLMPGVAVVVGLGIIFVTVMNPIAAFTISRFERIEAKYITGKASLLSISPSGLWLRQTDEKGILFHKAEAREYIIHAVRMDQSTYALDDVIIFLYDKDHGFLGRVDAPKAMLQPGQWTIDHAVLSSPTTLPQEVPRYVMPTQLTLSQIQDSFSAPETFSFWQLPGFIAVLEKAGFSALHHKLHFHSLIAMPLLLAGMMLLAAVFTLRPPRRGRTGMLLVIGVTSGFLLYFVTNIIYALGAAGDLPIVLAAWAPTLIVLMIAGAALLHLEDG is encoded by the coding sequence ATGATGCTGCGCTTGCCATTGACCTTGTCGATTTATATCGGGCGGCATTTCCTGATTGCGGTGCTGGCGACCATTGGCATCATGCTGATGATTGTCGGGTTGATGGAGCTGCTTGAGCTGGTGCGCCGCAGCTCGGATGTGGTGCGCAACGTGCCGTTCCTGATGGTGCTGCAGATGACGGCGCTGAAGCTGCCGACCACCGCAGAGAAAATTTATCCCTTCGCGGTGATGATCGGCGGTATGGTGACGCTATCGCGGTTGACGCGCAACAGTGAGCTGGTGGTGACGCGCGCCGCCGGGGTTTCCGTCTGGCAGTTTTTGATGCCGGGGGTGGCGGTGGTGGTTGGGCTTGGGATCATTTTCGTAACGGTGATGAACCCGATTGCGGCCTTCACCATTTCGCGCTTCGAGCGGATCGAGGCGAAATATATCACCGGCAAAGCGAGCCTGCTGTCGATCTCGCCCTCGGGCCTGTGGCTGCGGCAGACGGATGAAAAGGGCATCCTGTTCCACAAAGCCGAAGCGCGCGAATATATCATCCACGCGGTGCGGATGGACCAGTCGACCTACGCGCTCGATGATGTGATTATCTTCCTCTACGACAAGGACCACGGCTTCCTCGGCCGGGTGGATGCGCCCAAGGCCATGCTGCAGCCGGGGCAATGGACGATCGACCATGCCGTGCTTTCCTCGCCAACCACGTTGCCGCAGGAAGTGCCGCGCTATGTGATGCCAACCCAGCTGACGCTTAGCCAGATTCAGGATAGCTTTTCGGCGCCGGAAACCTTTTCCTTCTGGCAGCTGCCGGGCTTTATTGCGGTGCTGGAGAAAGCGGGCTTTTCGGCGCTGCATCACAAGCTGCATTTCCATAGCCTGATTGCCATGCCGCTGTTGCTGGCGGGCATGATGCTGCTGGCGGCGGTGTTCACGCTGCGGCCGCCGCGGCGCGGGCGCACGGGCATGCTGCTTGTCATCGGCGTAACCTCGGGCTTTTTGCTCTATTTCGTCACCAACATTATTTACGCGCTCGGCGCGGCGGGTGATTTGCCGATTGTGCTGGCCGCCTGGGCGCCGACCCTGATTGTGCTGATGATCGCGGGCGCGGCGCTGCTGCATCTGGAGGATGGCTAG
- a CDS encoding leucyl aminopeptidase — MISIAFAATRAASAKTTSATAVFVGEDLAIAAKDTLGNAAAYVAQSLSAAQFTGKKGETLTLLNPHKTPSHILVVGIGALKSVTALTVEESAAIAVAGALAAKVVHLDIAAALPKAVKLDAAEIAAHLGYGAKLRAYTFDKYRTKIKPEDKPKLKTVSVVTGNADKAKKLFAPLLAIAESVAFTRDIVSEPANVIYPETLAAECKKLSKLGVSVEVLGEAQMKKLGMGALLGVGQGSVRESQLVVMQWHGGKKGAKPVALVGKGVTFDTGGISIKPANGMEEMKWDMGGSATVIGTMRALAARNAKVNVVGVVGLVENMPDGNAQRPGDVVTSMSGQTIEVINTDAEGRLVLADALWYTQGRFKPQCILDLATLTGAIIVCLGSHRAGLFSNNDKMAEALAKSAERTGEKLWRMPLGPEYDKMINCDIADMQNVGEGREAGSTTAAQFLQRFVNDVPWVHLDIAGVAWANKPITPLAPKGAVGWGVRLLNDWIEENYAG; from the coding sequence ATGATTAGCATTGCATTTGCCGCCACCCGCGCCGCTTCCGCCAAAACCACCAGCGCCACCGCCGTTTTCGTCGGCGAGGACCTGGCCATCGCCGCCAAGGACACACTCGGCAATGCGGCGGCTTATGTCGCTCAGTCGCTCAGCGCAGCCCAATTCACTGGCAAAAAAGGCGAAACGCTGACCCTGCTCAACCCGCATAAAACGCCAAGCCACATTCTCGTGGTCGGCATCGGCGCGCTCAAATCCGTCACCGCCCTCACGGTGGAAGAATCGGCCGCCATCGCCGTTGCGGGTGCATTGGCTGCAAAAGTCGTCCATCTCGACATCGCCGCCGCCCTGCCCAAAGCGGTGAAGCTGGATGCCGCCGAAATCGCTGCCCATTTGGGCTACGGCGCAAAACTACGCGCCTACACGTTCGATAAATACCGCACCAAAATCAAACCGGAAGACAAGCCGAAACTCAAAACCGTGAGCGTCGTCACCGGCAATGCCGATAAAGCCAAAAAACTGTTCGCGCCGCTGCTGGCGATTGCTGAATCCGTCGCCTTCACGCGCGATATCGTGAGCGAGCCCGCCAACGTGATTTATCCTGAAACGCTGGCCGCAGAATGCAAAAAGCTGAGCAAGCTGGGCGTCAGCGTCGAGGTGCTGGGCGAGGCGCAAATGAAGAAGCTTGGCATGGGCGCGCTGCTGGGCGTGGGCCAGGGCTCGGTGCGTGAATCGCAGCTGGTGGTCATGCAATGGCATGGCGGCAAAAAAGGCGCGAAGCCCGTCGCCCTCGTCGGCAAAGGCGTCACGTTCGACACCGGCGGCATCAGCATCAAACCGGCCAACGGCATGGAAGAAATGAAATGGGATATGGGCGGCTCCGCCACCGTCATCGGCACTATGCGCGCCCTTGCCGCCCGCAACGCGAAAGTGAACGTGGTCGGCGTGGTCGGCCTTGTCGAGAACATGCCCGATGGCAACGCCCAGCGCCCCGGCGATGTGGTGACCAGCATGTCCGGCCAAACCATCGAAGTCATCAACACCGACGCCGAAGGCCGCCTCGTGCTGGCGGATGCGCTGTGGTATACGCAGGGCCGCTTCAAGCCGCAATGCATTCTGGATCTTGCCACCCTCACCGGTGCCATCATCGTGTGCCTTGGCTCGCACCGCGCCGGGCTGTTCTCCAACAACGATAAAATGGCAGAAGCCCTCGCCAAATCGGCCGAGCGCACCGGCGAAAAACTCTGGCGCATGCCGCTCGGGCCGGAATATGACAAGATGATCAACTGCGACATCGCCGACATGCAAAACGTGGGTGAAGGCCGCGAGGCTGGCTCCACCACCGCCGCGCAATTCCTCCAGCGTTTCGTCAACGATGTGCCGTGGGTGCACCTGGACATCGCCGGCGTTGCCTGGGCCAACAAGCCCATCACCCCGCTCGCGCCCAAAGGCGCGGTCGGCTGGGGCGTGCGCCTGCTCAACGACTGGATCGAAGAAAACTACGCCGGCTAA
- a CDS encoding DNA polymerase III subunit chi, with the protein MATTVQFYHLLSTSAARAVPKLMEKALASGVTVVMILSNDSALKQMSDALWSNDPDGFLPHGTARDGHASAQPIYLTLADENPAGATVLCVLDGSLPASAASYSKLLDVFDGADEEKVAAARQRWMHYKSLGFALQYVKQQPGGSWKIEMTQDAAA; encoded by the coding sequence ATGGCCACCACCGTCCAGTTCTATCATTTGCTGTCGACCTCCGCCGCCCGCGCGGTGCCTAAGCTGATGGAAAAAGCGCTGGCCTCGGGCGTCACGGTCGTCATGATCCTCAGCAACGACAGCGCGCTGAAACAGATGAGCGACGCGCTGTGGAGCAACGATCCCGATGGGTTCCTGCCCCACGGCACGGCGCGTGACGGCCATGCCAGCGCGCAGCCGATCTACCTCACACTGGCCGACGAAAACCCCGCCGGGGCCACGGTGCTCTGCGTGCTGGACGGCTCACTGCCCGCCAGCGCCGCCAGCTACAGTAAGCTGCTCGATGTGTTCGACGGTGCGGACGAAGAAAAAGTCGCCGCCGCGCGCCAACGCTGGATGCATTACAAATCCCTCGGCTTCGCGCTGCAATATGTGAAGCAACAGCCCGGCGGCA